In Deinococcus proteolyticus MRP, a single genomic region encodes these proteins:
- a CDS encoding SDR family oxidoreductase — protein sequence MTQPGTSESTFRPDLLAGKHALITGGTSGIGLGIAQSFAAHGARVTLLGRNPEKAEAAAQTVRDMGGEAQAVTADVRDVEALNAAAQQAVQGFGPLDILLCGAAGNFPAPVDGISANGFKSVVDIDLLGTYNSIKAAAPHLKAPGGNVLSISAYGVPVPLQAHVVAAKAGVDALTQTLAAEWGLRGVRVNAIIPGPIDGTEGMARLAPDERTRAQFQRLVPLGRFGVPQDIANAALWLVSDAASYVTGVILPVDGGQNMLGGAPQYLMYLEMQKASGKEQTAEV from the coding sequence ATGACACAGCCAGGCACTTCCGAGTCCACCTTCCGCCCCGACCTGCTGGCTGGCAAGCACGCCCTGATTACAGGCGGCACTTCGGGCATCGGCCTGGGCATCGCGCAGAGCTTCGCGGCGCACGGTGCCCGCGTCACCTTGCTGGGCCGCAATCCCGAAAAGGCCGAGGCCGCTGCCCAGACCGTCCGGGACATGGGCGGCGAGGCGCAGGCCGTGACCGCCGACGTGCGCGATGTGGAAGCGCTGAACGCGGCCGCACAGCAGGCCGTCCAGGGCTTCGGCCCACTGGACATCCTGCTGTGCGGCGCGGCCGGCAACTTTCCGGCCCCGGTAGACGGTATCAGCGCCAACGGATTCAAGAGTGTGGTGGACATTGACCTGCTGGGCACCTACAACTCCATCAAGGCGGCTGCACCCCACCTGAAGGCCCCTGGCGGCAATGTCCTGAGCATCAGCGCTTACGGCGTGCCGGTCCCGCTGCAGGCGCATGTGGTGGCCGCCAAAGCGGGCGTGGACGCACTCACCCAGACGCTGGCCGCCGAATGGGGCCTGCGGGGCGTGCGTGTGAACGCGATTATTCCCGGCCCGATTGACGGCACCGAAGGCATGGCCCGCCTGGCTCCCGACGAGCGCACGCGGGCGCAGTTTCAGCGCCTGGTGCCGCTGGGCCGCTTCGGCGTGCCGCAGGACATTGCCAATGCTGCGCTGTGGCTGGTCAGCGACGCCGCCAGCTACGTCACCGGCGTGATTCTGCCGGTGGATGGCGGCCAGAATATGCTGGGCGGCGCCCCGCAGTACCTGATGTATCTGGAAATGCAGAAGGCCAGTGGAAAAGAGCAAACAGCAGAAGTCTAG
- a CDS encoding enoyl-CoA hydratase-related protein has translation MSTVELSRSGQAATLTLTAKKGSMPPAFWQELPQALAELGDARVLVIRGQDIFSAGLDVKATLPAIQQSGDFWGMVQPMQDALNAVAALDIPVIAAVHGHCIGAGLELIAACDLRLCSQDASFSLPEVRLGLVADLGGLQRLPGIIGRGRTAHLALTGAPIDARTAERWGLVTGVLDTPATLFASAEALAGQLAELEPHALRGTKQVLRDALPLQEGLRQAGEWNALALKAQADR, from the coding sequence ATGTCCACCGTAGAACTCAGCCGCAGCGGGCAAGCAGCCACCCTGACCCTCACTGCCAAAAAAGGTTCCATGCCGCCCGCCTTTTGGCAGGAGCTGCCGCAGGCACTGGCCGAGCTGGGCGACGCCCGCGTGCTGGTTATCCGGGGGCAGGACATCTTCAGTGCGGGGCTGGACGTGAAAGCCACCCTGCCGGCCATCCAGCAGAGCGGCGACTTCTGGGGCATGGTGCAGCCGATGCAGGACGCTCTGAACGCCGTGGCCGCACTGGATATTCCGGTGATTGCGGCCGTTCACGGCCACTGCATCGGCGCGGGGCTGGAGCTGATTGCGGCGTGCGACCTGCGGCTGTGCAGCCAAGACGCCAGCTTCAGCCTGCCGGAAGTGCGGCTAGGGCTGGTGGCCGACCTGGGCGGCTTGCAGCGCTTGCCCGGCATCATCGGGCGGGGGCGCACGGCACACCTGGCCCTGACCGGCGCGCCGATTGACGCCCGCACCGCCGAGCGCTGGGGCCTGGTCACCGGAGTGCTGGACACGCCCGCAACCCTCTTTGCCAGCGCCGAGGCCCTCGCCGGGCAGCTGGCGGAACTGGAACCGCACGCCCTAAGGGGCACCAAGCAGGTGCTGCGGGACGCATTGCCGCTCCAGGAGGGCCTGCGGCAAGCGGGCGAGTGGAACGCGCTGGCACTGAAGGCTCAGGCGGACCGCTAG
- a CDS encoding PQQ-dependent sugar dehydrogenase, with translation MSRQIMLTCLLAVTACAWPAQQAAQNTGQATPEARLQTQQAEPRPTPAAPAAATQTASAAASAAAQPLPPLPAGFAPTAPQGFQVTLYADGFRKPRLLALAPGGDVFLSDPDAGKVYVLPDRNGDGAADSTLTFASGLNKPHGLAFYGPYLYIANTDGVVRVPYQPGQTQAQGQPEKIVDLPPEGGHWTRTIEFSPEGQLFVSVGSTCNVCEEKDERHAAVWVYGADGKNGRPYATGLRNAVGLEWHDGALWATNNGRDQLGDDLPPEGFYRLKDGGFYGWPYCYTVGAGQPQVWDRDFGRRDAAVCQSAVPAFALTTAHSAPLGLGFYTGTAFPAKYRGLMFAGLHGSWNRSEKSGYKVVTVNPETGEVQDFLTGFLGPDGQTVEGRPVDVAAAQDGALLVTDDGAGKVWRVAWEGGSSQ, from the coding sequence ATGTCCAGACAAATAATGCTGACCTGCCTCCTTGCGGTCACCGCCTGCGCCTGGCCCGCGCAGCAGGCGGCCCAGAACACCGGACAGGCCACTCCGGAAGCCCGGCTGCAAACTCAGCAGGCGGAGCCGCGCCCGACCCCGGCGGCACCGGCAGCGGCGACTCAGACTGCCTCTGCGGCAGCCAGCGCAGCCGCTCAGCCCTTGCCGCCGCTGCCTGCAGGCTTCGCGCCGACTGCTCCGCAGGGCTTCCAGGTCACCCTGTACGCGGACGGCTTCAGGAAACCGCGCCTGTTGGCCCTGGCACCGGGCGGCGACGTCTTCCTGAGCGACCCGGACGCCGGCAAGGTGTATGTTCTGCCTGACCGCAACGGAGACGGCGCGGCGGACAGCACCCTGACCTTCGCCAGCGGGCTGAACAAGCCGCACGGGCTAGCCTTTTACGGTCCATACCTGTACATCGCCAATACCGACGGTGTGGTGCGCGTGCCCTACCAGCCGGGGCAGACGCAGGCGCAGGGCCAGCCGGAAAAGATAGTGGACCTGCCCCCGGAAGGCGGACACTGGACCCGCACCATAGAGTTCAGCCCAGAGGGACAGCTGTTCGTCTCGGTAGGCAGCACCTGCAACGTGTGCGAGGAAAAGGACGAACGCCACGCCGCCGTGTGGGTCTACGGTGCGGACGGTAAAAACGGCCGCCCCTACGCCACCGGACTGCGCAACGCGGTGGGCCTGGAATGGCATGACGGCGCCCTGTGGGCCACCAACAACGGCCGTGACCAGCTGGGCGACGACCTGCCGCCTGAAGGTTTTTACCGGCTCAAGGACGGCGGCTTTTACGGCTGGCCGTACTGCTACACGGTAGGGGCGGGCCAGCCCCAGGTGTGGGACCGGGACTTCGGCCGCCGGGACGCCGCCGTGTGCCAGAGCGCAGTGCCCGCTTTCGCCCTGACCACCGCACACTCGGCGCCGCTGGGGCTGGGCTTTTACACCGGCACCGCCTTTCCCGCCAAGTACCGGGGGCTGATGTTCGCCGGGCTGCACGGCAGCTGGAACCGCAGCGAAAAGAGTGGTTACAAGGTCGTGACGGTGAACCCGGAAACCGGCGAGGTGCAGGATTTCCTGACCGGCTTCCTGGGGCCGGACGGCCAGACGGTGGAGGGCCGTCCGGTGGACGTGGCCGCAGCGCAGGACGGCGCCCTGCTGGTCACCGACGACGGCGCCGGGAAAGTGTGGCGGGTGGCCTGGGAGGGCGGCAGCAGTCAGTAG
- the pdxY gene encoding pyridoxal kinase PdxY, with protein sequence MTTPHSQPAKKQSRDQRPQNILSIQSWVTYGHVGNAAAVFPLQRLGFEVWAIQTVQFSNHTGYGAWTGKVFPPEDIAELIDGIEARGALPECDGVLSGYMGSAGTVEAVVNAVGRVRAANPQALYCCDPVMGDFGRGVFVNPELPDHIAAQAIPAADIVVPNHFELELLTGRKVATLDDALAAAGELRSRLREGGPRTVVVTSLTREDAPEDSIETLAVSDSGTWICRTPLLPLDPPRNGTGDAIAALFYGQYLRTGDVAQALSLSMSALYALLERTHRAGTREIQLIAVQDELVQPGQVFEAQQVMTGAR encoded by the coding sequence ATGACCACGCCGCACAGCCAGCCAGCGAAGAAACAGAGCCGGGACCAGCGCCCCCAGAACATCCTTTCCATTCAGTCATGGGTGACGTACGGCCACGTCGGCAACGCGGCGGCCGTCTTCCCACTGCAGCGCCTGGGCTTCGAGGTCTGGGCCATTCAGACGGTGCAGTTCTCCAACCACACCGGCTACGGCGCCTGGACCGGTAAAGTGTTTCCGCCCGAGGACATCGCGGAGCTGATTGACGGCATTGAGGCGCGGGGCGCCCTGCCCGAGTGTGACGGCGTGCTGAGCGGCTACATGGGGTCGGCCGGCACGGTAGAAGCCGTGGTCAATGCCGTAGGCCGCGTGCGGGCCGCCAATCCGCAGGCGCTGTACTGCTGTGACCCGGTGATGGGCGACTTCGGACGCGGGGTATTCGTAAATCCGGAGCTGCCGGACCACATTGCAGCTCAGGCGATTCCAGCGGCCGACATCGTGGTGCCCAACCACTTCGAGCTGGAACTGCTGACCGGCCGCAAGGTCGCCACCTTGGACGACGCCCTGGCCGCCGCTGGGGAGCTGCGGAGCCGGCTGCGCGAAGGCGGCCCCCGCACCGTGGTGGTCACGAGCCTGACCCGCGAAGACGCCCCCGAAGACAGCATCGAGACACTGGCCGTGTCGGACAGCGGCACCTGGATTTGCCGCACACCGCTGCTGCCGCTGGACCCGCCCCGCAACGGAACAGGCGACGCCATCGCTGCGCTGTTTTACGGGCAGTACCTGCGCACCGGCGACGTGGCCCAGGCGCTGAGCCTCAGCATGAGCGCCCTGTACGCCCTGCTGGAGCGCACCCACCGGGCCGGCACCCGCGAAATTCAGCTGATTGCCGTGCAGGACGAACTGGTGCAGCCGGGCCAAGTGTTCGAGGCGCAGCAGGTGATGACCGGCGCCCGGTAG
- a CDS encoding M23 family metallopeptidase codes for MRRSLNIVLPLLILLAVLGGLTAFFWPHIQRSRQYLELMRMPAPVEGSLPNPLPGAVLTDTWGGARSGGRTHEGIDIFADRGTPIRSTGPGVVVNVGENRLGGRTVMVLGPAGQRHYYAHLERYPDLQEGDWVEQGDTVGYVGDSGNAKGTPPHLHYGIYTPQGAINPYPLLKKP; via the coding sequence GTGCGCCGCTCCCTGAACATCGTGCTTCCCCTGCTGATTCTGCTGGCCGTCCTGGGCGGGCTGACAGCGTTTTTCTGGCCTCACATTCAGCGCAGCCGGCAGTACCTGGAACTGATGCGGATGCCAGCCCCGGTAGAGGGCAGCCTGCCCAACCCCCTGCCCGGCGCCGTGCTGACCGATACCTGGGGCGGTGCCCGCTCCGGGGGACGCACCCACGAAGGCATAGACATCTTCGCGGACCGCGGCACTCCCATTCGGTCTACCGGCCCAGGCGTGGTGGTCAACGTAGGCGAAAACCGCCTGGGCGGCCGCACGGTGATGGTGTTAGGGCCGGCGGGGCAGCGGCACTACTACGCGCATCTGGAGCGCTACCCGGACCTGCAAGAAGGCGACTGGGTAGAGCAGGGGGACACGGTGGGCTACGTGGGCGACAGCGGCAACGCCAAGGGCACACCTCCGCACCTGCACTACGGCATCTACACGCCGCAAGGAGCCATCAACCCCTACCCGCTGCTGAAAAAGCCTTGA
- a CDS encoding GNAT family N-acetyltransferase translates to MRDALETPRLLLLPLSRELLMQTLGAGTFRAQGATFGEGWAGEAEVIFPLHLLNLGEEDAVRGSFAVVERASGQATGLLGTKHAPEQGRVEIGYGLTEAGRGQGYATEAVGALLEHLRGWPDVQTVLAETLPDNRPSIRVLEKNSFTLTGRRTDSADGELLCWARPLSQQL, encoded by the coding sequence GTGAGAGACGCTCTAGAAACGCCGCGCCTGCTGCTGCTGCCCCTGTCACGCGAACTGCTGATGCAGACGCTGGGTGCCGGAACCTTCCGGGCGCAGGGGGCTACCTTCGGTGAAGGCTGGGCAGGTGAAGCGGAAGTCATCTTTCCCCTCCACCTGCTGAACTTGGGCGAAGAGGACGCCGTGCGCGGTTCCTTCGCGGTGGTCGAGCGGGCCAGCGGTCAAGCGACCGGCCTGCTGGGGACCAAGCACGCGCCCGAACAGGGCCGGGTGGAAATCGGCTACGGGCTGACCGAGGCGGGGCGCGGCCAGGGCTACGCCACCGAGGCGGTGGGTGCGCTGCTGGAACACCTGCGCGGCTGGCCGGACGTGCAGACAGTCCTGGCCGAAACCCTGCCCGACAACAGGCCCAGCATCCGGGTGCTGGAGAAAAACAGTTTCACGCTGACCGGGCGGCGGACCGACAGCGCAGACGGAGAGCTGCTGTGCTGGGCACGGCCGCTCTCCCAGCAGCTGTAA
- a CDS encoding sulfurtransferase: MNDYAKDVLVSTEWVAQHLNDENVRLIEVDEDILLYDMGHIPGAVKLDWQRDLWHDVERDFITADQVSELLGRLGLREGDTAVLYGDKSNWWAAYAYWFLTYSGVQGLKLMNGGRQKWAAEGRELTEDVPHPAPTDYPALSRDESLRAYRDEVRAHLEAVRDGQGALVDVRSPDEFSGKVTHMPNYPQEGVLRGGHIPGARNVPWAKATNEDGTFKSADELRALYEGEGVTADKDVIAYCRIAERSSHSWFVLRELLGYPKVRNYDGSWTEWGNAVGMPIEKSYREE; the protein is encoded by the coding sequence ATGAATGACTATGCCAAGGACGTACTGGTCAGCACCGAGTGGGTGGCCCAGCACCTGAACGACGAGAACGTGCGCCTGATCGAAGTGGACGAGGACATCCTGCTGTACGACATGGGGCATATCCCCGGCGCTGTGAAGCTGGACTGGCAGCGCGACCTATGGCATGACGTGGAGCGTGACTTTATTACGGCCGATCAGGTTAGCGAGCTGCTGGGCCGCCTGGGCCTCCGTGAAGGTGACACCGCAGTGCTGTACGGCGACAAGAGCAACTGGTGGGCTGCCTACGCCTACTGGTTCCTGACTTACAGCGGGGTGCAGGGCCTGAAGCTGATGAACGGCGGGCGCCAGAAGTGGGCCGCTGAGGGCCGTGAACTGACCGAGGACGTGCCCCACCCTGCACCCACCGACTATCCGGCCCTGTCCCGCGACGAATCGCTGCGCGCCTACCGCGACGAGGTGAGGGCCCACCTGGAAGCGGTGCGTGACGGCCAGGGCGCACTGGTGGACGTCCGCAGCCCCGACGAGTTCAGCGGCAAGGTGACCCATATGCCCAACTACCCGCAGGAAGGCGTGCTGCGCGGCGGTCATATTCCCGGTGCCCGCAACGTTCCCTGGGCCAAAGCCACCAACGAGGACGGCACCTTCAAGAGCGCCGACGAACTGAGGGCCCTGTACGAAGGAGAGGGCGTCACTGCCGACAAGGACGTGATCGCCTACTGCCGCATCGCCGAGCGCTCCAGCCACAGCTGGTTCGTGCTGCGCGAGCTGCTGGGGTACCCCAAGGTCCGCAACTACGACGGCAGCTGGACCGAATGGGGCAACGCGGTGGGTATGCCGATAGAAAAGTCCTACCGCGAGGAGTAA
- a CDS encoding SufE family protein, which produces MTDAQTAMPPKLQNIVSMFKAMPKAMRLQALLDYAKKLPEPPQQYLDHPEFMKPVPECTSPFFLITERGEGGAVHMHFKVPPEAPTVRGYAGILKEALDGESPETILNVPDQFYMDMGLSELITPMRMRGMGAILMRLKAELAEG; this is translated from the coding sequence ATGACCGACGCTCAGACCGCCATGCCGCCCAAATTGCAGAACATCGTGTCCATGTTCAAGGCTATGCCTAAGGCCATGCGGCTCCAGGCCCTGCTCGACTACGCCAAAAAGCTGCCCGAGCCGCCCCAGCAGTACCTGGACCATCCCGAATTCATGAAGCCGGTGCCCGAATGCACTAGCCCCTTTTTCCTGATTACCGAGCGCGGCGAGGGCGGTGCGGTCCACATGCACTTCAAGGTGCCGCCCGAAGCCCCCACCGTGCGCGGCTACGCCGGCATTCTCAAAGAAGCGCTGGACGGCGAAAGCCCCGAAACTATTCTGAACGTGCCGGACCAGTTTTACATGGATATGGGTCTCAGCGAACTGATTACCCCGATGCGGATGCGTGGCATGGGGGCCATCCTGATGCGGCTCAAGGCCGAGCTGGCCGAGGGCTAA
- the rdgB gene encoding RdgB/HAM1 family non-canonical purine NTP pyrophosphatase produces the protein MTQETYLPHDAAHDVKRVVVATSNPGKVREMAEALAGLGWELMPLPAGIAMPEETGTTYEENASLKACTIATRLGLPALADDSGIEVDALDGQPGVYSARFGDCASDTERNTYLLDRLRGKSDRRAHFRSVVILAYPDGDMECYEGVVSGTLLEGPRGTQGFGYDPLFVPDGETRSFGEMSVEEKRPLSHRGLALKKLLAAHGHLK, from the coding sequence ATGACACAAGAAACTTATCTGCCCCACGACGCTGCGCACGATGTGAAGCGGGTGGTGGTGGCGACCAGCAACCCCGGCAAGGTCCGTGAGATGGCCGAAGCACTTGCCGGCCTGGGATGGGAACTGATGCCACTGCCTGCTGGCATAGCGATGCCAGAAGAAACCGGCACCACCTATGAGGAGAACGCCTCGCTGAAAGCCTGCACCATCGCCACACGGCTAGGGCTACCGGCGCTGGCCGACGACTCCGGCATAGAGGTGGACGCACTGGACGGACAGCCCGGCGTGTACAGCGCTCGCTTTGGCGACTGCGCCAGCGACACCGAGCGCAACACCTACCTGCTGGACCGGCTGCGTGGCAAGAGCGACCGCCGCGCCCATTTCCGGAGCGTGGTGATTCTGGCTTACCCGGACGGCGACATGGAATGTTATGAAGGTGTGGTCAGTGGCACGCTGCTGGAAGGCCCACGCGGCACCCAAGGCTTCGGGTACGACCCGCTATTCGTGCCCGACGGTGAGACGCGTTCCTTCGGCGAGATGAGCGTGGAGGAAAAGCGACCGCTGAGCCACCGGGGCCTGGCTCTGAAAAAACTGCTGGCCGCGCATGGACACCTAAAGTAA
- a CDS encoding D-alanyl-D-alanine carboxypeptidase/D-alanyl-D-alanine-endopeptidase yields the protein MALLLGGLFSGQAQQPQEATPQAVTVQLQHEPTPSQASMEALGGLPANVRMTLLVQDLVTGEVRESLNSRAPMIPASTTKLVTAAAVLGELNGMDGWWSTELTVPAAEWGREQVSALTLRGSADPTPTVTGPNDSLADLAAQAAKNGIREVGTVVLDDGSLQPDSWQNAVIETPMAAFMPQEWLERRPANAEAFRREIHAALINALEEAGIHVADRTLTSAAAPAARQPAEGVASVQSSDLAAFLASTLRPSDNLRAEELLASVAAQPGQPGTLEAAGRRAAEILHGWGVDTAGIELHDGSGLTRDNRLTARALVDLLDVMYRTGGTGRPYSDPLTVFENDANPYAEALAHAGVGGSKYGRGGTLSGRLVGTGLDVRAKTGTLPGVSSLAGYVVGGSGHPLAFAVLMNGPETAPILELRAVQDRWVQAIAAQY from the coding sequence ATGGCACTTCTGCTGGGGGGACTGTTCAGCGGACAGGCGCAGCAGCCGCAGGAGGCCACGCCGCAGGCCGTGACCGTACAGCTGCAGCATGAACCTACGCCTTCTCAAGCAAGTATGGAAGCACTCGGCGGTTTGCCGGCCAATGTCCGCATGACCCTACTGGTGCAGGACCTGGTGACGGGTGAAGTGCGCGAGAGCCTCAACTCCCGCGCTCCCATGATTCCGGCCAGCACCACTAAGCTGGTCACGGCCGCCGCCGTACTGGGGGAACTGAACGGCATGGACGGCTGGTGGAGTACCGAGCTCACCGTGCCGGCCGCCGAATGGGGTAGGGAGCAGGTCTCGGCGCTGACCTTGCGGGGCTCCGCTGACCCGACCCCTACTGTGACCGGCCCCAACGATTCACTGGCTGACTTGGCCGCCCAAGCCGCCAAGAACGGTATCCGCGAGGTAGGTACCGTGGTTCTGGACGACGGGAGCCTGCAGCCCGACAGCTGGCAGAACGCCGTGATTGAGACACCGATGGCCGCTTTCATGCCGCAGGAGTGGTTGGAACGCCGCCCGGCCAATGCCGAAGCTTTTCGCAGGGAGATTCATGCTGCTCTGATAAACGCACTTGAGGAGGCGGGAATCCATGTGGCCGACCGGACGCTGACCTCAGCTGCGGCTCCGGCAGCAAGGCAGCCTGCAGAAGGCGTAGCGAGCGTGCAAAGTTCCGACCTGGCCGCCTTCCTGGCATCCACCCTGCGCCCCAGCGACAATCTGCGGGCTGAAGAACTGCTGGCCTCGGTCGCGGCGCAGCCTGGGCAGCCCGGCACCCTGGAAGCGGCTGGACGGCGGGCCGCCGAAATCCTGCACGGGTGGGGAGTGGATACGGCAGGAATAGAGCTACACGACGGCAGCGGCCTGACCCGCGACAACCGCCTGACGGCCCGCGCCCTGGTGGACCTGCTGGACGTGATGTACCGCACCGGGGGCACTGGGCGGCCTTACAGCGACCCACTGACCGTATTTGAGAACGACGCCAACCCCTATGCCGAAGCGCTGGCCCATGCCGGCGTAGGTGGCAGCAAATACGGCCGTGGCGGCACCCTGAGCGGACGGCTGGTGGGGACAGGTCTGGACGTGCGGGCCAAAACCGGCACCCTGCCCGGTGTGAGCAGCCTGGCCGGCTATGTGGTGGGCGGGAGCGGACATCCGCTGGCTTTCGCAGTGCTGATGAATGGGCCGGAAACGGCCCCGATTCTGGAACTTCGGGCGGTGCAGGACCGGTGGGTCCAGGCCATAGCCGCGCAGTACTGA
- the lpdA gene encoding dihydrolipoyl dehydrogenase yields the protein MDFDVIVIGAGPGGYHAAIRAGQLGLKTAIVEREKVGGVCLNVGCIPTKAMLHAAEVMMETKHAGEFGLNFAETTLDIAKLNGWKDGIVNRLTGGVSGLLKANKVTVLSGQASFVDEHTVEVDGQRHTASHFIIATGSEPAKLPGVEVDQEVIVDSTGALVMPDPVPARMLCIGGGVIGFEFAQVYNNLGSEVKIIEFMPNVIPGADADAVAEFTKIMKKQGISIETQTKANRAERKADGVHVEIEDVKSGEKRTEVFDRVLVAIGRRPRTDGLNADKAGVAVTDRGFIPADKQQRTNVPHIFSIGDVAGNPMLAHKAMKEGLVAAEVIAGKPSEQDAVAIPGVVYTNPELAWVGLTEAEAVDKGYKIKKGVFPMAASGRAMTLQQTGGFIKMIVEEDTDLVLGVHIVGPRASDLLGEAGLALEMAATASDIALTIHAHPTLGEGVLEAAEAVHKQAIHIVNR from the coding sequence ATGGATTTTGATGTAATCGTGATTGGTGCCGGTCCCGGTGGCTATCACGCGGCCATTCGCGCCGGTCAGCTAGGGCTCAAGACCGCCATCGTGGAGCGGGAAAAGGTCGGGGGCGTCTGCCTGAACGTGGGCTGTATTCCCACCAAGGCCATGCTGCACGCCGCCGAAGTGATGATGGAGACCAAGCACGCCGGTGAATTTGGGCTGAACTTCGCTGAGACCACGCTGGACATCGCCAAGCTAAACGGCTGGAAGGACGGCATCGTGAACCGGCTGACTGGTGGCGTGAGCGGTCTGCTCAAAGCCAACAAGGTCACGGTCCTCAGCGGCCAGGCCAGCTTCGTGGACGAGCACACCGTCGAGGTGGACGGCCAGCGGCACACCGCCAGCCATTTCATCATCGCCACCGGCTCCGAGCCGGCCAAGCTGCCCGGCGTGGAGGTGGACCAGGAAGTGATTGTGGACTCGACCGGCGCCCTGGTTATGCCCGACCCTGTACCGGCCCGGATGCTCTGCATCGGCGGCGGCGTGATTGGCTTCGAGTTCGCGCAGGTGTACAACAACCTCGGCAGCGAGGTCAAAATTATCGAATTCATGCCGAATGTCATTCCCGGAGCCGATGCCGACGCCGTCGCTGAATTCACCAAGATCATGAAGAAGCAGGGCATCAGCATCGAAACCCAGACCAAGGCCAACCGCGCCGAGCGCAAGGCCGACGGCGTCCATGTGGAAATCGAGGACGTCAAGTCCGGCGAGAAGCGCACCGAAGTCTTTGACCGGGTGCTGGTCGCCATCGGCCGCCGTCCCCGCACCGACGGCCTGAATGCCGACAAGGCGGGCGTAGCCGTCACCGACCGGGGCTTTATTCCTGCCGACAAGCAGCAACGCACCAATGTGCCGCATATCTTCTCCATCGGTGACGTGGCCGGCAACCCCATGCTGGCCCACAAGGCCATGAAGGAGGGCCTGGTCGCCGCCGAGGTGATCGCCGGCAAGCCTTCCGAGCAGGACGCTGTGGCCATTCCCGGCGTGGTCTACACCAACCCCGAGCTGGCCTGGGTGGGCCTCACCGAAGCCGAAGCCGTAGACAAGGGCTACAAAATCAAAAAGGGCGTGTTCCCTATGGCCGCTTCCGGCCGCGCCATGACTTTGCAGCAGACTGGCGGCTTTATCAAGATGATCGTGGAAGAAGACACGGACTTGGTCCTTGGCGTACACATCGTGGGTCCCCGTGCCTCGGACCTTCTCGGCGAAGCCGGCCTGGCCCTTGAAATGGCGGCCACTGCCAGCGATATAGCGCTGACCATCCACGCCCACCCTACCCTGGGCGAAGGTGTGCTGGAAGCAGCAGAAGCAGTGCACAAGCAGGCCATCCACATCGTGAACCGCTAA
- a CDS encoding DoxX family protein: MFAAQKQLQSDLNTWLVAAAFTAIGVRHFTHPEFFDRIVPPGLADLPVVGLTPRQATLLSGAAEVAGGLGLLHPVTRPAARAGLLALLVAVFPANIYMALNAKDFRPVPEWVAWARLPLQPVIGWAVWRTGRGRRA; encoded by the coding sequence ATGTTTGCCGCACAGAAACAGCTGCAGTCAGACCTGAACACCTGGCTGGTCGCCGCCGCCTTTACCGCCATAGGGGTGCGGCACTTCACCCACCCCGAATTTTTCGACCGGATTGTGCCGCCGGGGCTGGCCGACCTGCCGGTGGTGGGCCTGACTCCCCGGCAGGCCACCTTGCTCAGTGGGGCGGCGGAGGTGGCCGGGGGGCTGGGGCTGCTGCATCCGGTGACCCGCCCTGCTGCCCGCGCCGGCCTGCTGGCGCTGCTGGTGGCGGTATTTCCTGCCAATATCTACATGGCGCTCAACGCCAAGGATTTCCGCCCGGTGCCCGAGTGGGTGGCCTGGGCGCGGCTGCCACTGCAACCGGTCATTGGCTGGGCGGTGTGGCGGACCGGGCGCGGACGTCGCGCTTAG